TATAATTAGTAGATTATGCTTACAGTTATTTAGTATTTGTATTTCTTTTTGTATATTCAGTGTGGAGCATATATTTTATATAACGTATCTTTTTCTCACATTTTAGATAAGAGTTTCCTAGTTAAAGATAGAATTAAATTTGATATAATTTTTTGATTAGCCATAAATATAATATTTAAATAATTTAAAAATAAAAATTTCATATTACATTGTAGATTAACACTTTTGCTTTAGCCCCCCATTATAATGAATTTACGCTATATTAGATAAGCCTTGAATGTAAACTTAAGCTTATTAACTATAAGTAATAAAAAATTTTATAGTAATATATTTTTTGCATTGAAATATATGATATTAAACAATAAATGTTAGTTAGTGATAAACATGGAGGTAAATTTAAGATTTAAAATATTGCCCGTTATTGCATATACTATTCCAACTTTTGTTTTAGTTTATCCATCCTTTTTTATTAGTTATTTAAGTAAAAACCTAGATTTAGCATACTGGGAAGTCTTTGCTTTAGTAGCAGTACCCTTTTTAGGTAGGTTAATTGGTTCATTAATATATCAATTTCTAAAGCTTAATAGCTATTTTATTTCATTCTTGTTACTTGGTATTTTCACTATATTACAAAGCATTCTTAATATATATTTATTAATTTTTATAAGATTTTTTGTAGGAATTCTGTTCGGTATTTTAACTACTTTTGCTGTAGAATATGCCACCAAATCTGGAGATAATCTCATATTAGGTCTTACTACTGGTGGCTGGTCTCTAGGGTGGATACTGGCTTATCTACTTTTTATAATGTTAAATAATTGGCACCTTATTGCAGTGGCTGGAATGTTCATAATATTGTTAGCAATACTTGGAACTGGCGATTTTAGTAATAACATAATAGTAGAAAAGAGAAGATTACGCTTGCCATCAACAATATCTATTATTGTGTATATTTGTGCTTTAACTCCTGCTTTTCTGTTAGAAATTGTTCCTAATATTTTAGAGAGAATTAATATGATATGGATAGTTCTACCTTCCTATTTTCTATCTCTAATAGTTTACATTATTTTACCATTAATTGTTAACAGATTAGGTCTAAAAATTTCAATGATTATTATATCGATTATTATTTTGACAAGTGGTATCTCTGCCTTTCTATTTTGCCCCTTTATCTTTCTAATCTTCACTCCCTTTGGGCTAGCCGTTTTAAGCATTATTCCAAAATATTTAACACATAAAGGCGAGAACCCTAAAAGATTAGGCTTAGCCTTAAATATAGGCTCGGTTATGGGATTAATTATACCAGTTCTTAGTAATATTATGCCATATTTTCCAGAAATTATAATAGTAATAACTATGTTATCACTTATCTTAACATTAGCTATGTAAATTTATCCACTTTGAAGTGAAGTTTCTTGATTTATAGAAATGTCACGTTAATTAGGGGCAGAGGGCATAATTGGAATTCGCTGATTCAATGTAGATCCTATAGTATTAATTAAGATATAAAAATATTTAATTTGTCTTTAATTTAAATGCTTCAATTACATTTATTCGAAAATAAATAATAAAGATTTAAAAATCTTCTTATTTACTAAAATAAAGACTAAATTATATTATGAATAAATATAGAAATAATTTAATATTTTTATTAACTTTTAAAAGAAAGAATGTTATCTTTCACATAATTGCTTTAATTTACATCCTTTATATCTTAATAATTTTTACAATTAGTAAGGATGAAAAGTGTATTAAGACTTCCTTCATATTTGCTAGAAAAGCTTGCCGACATTTATTGTCATAATATTATAAGGTGAAGCGTATAAGGGCTTTGAACTTCATATATAAATATGTGGAAAACAGTAATCTCTAGTATAAATTTTAAATATTTGCACCTTAATGTAGTATGTAGGGAATTCTATGAAAATTAAAATTCTATCCTTTATACTACTTATAATTTCGCTTTTTTGCTTTACCGTAAGTCCAATTGTAATTTCACAGAGTAGTAGTTGGATCACGAGTATACAAGTTTACGATATAACTACTGCATCAAAAGTTTTAAACTCTAGCCAACTAATTGCGGGCGATACTTACAATGTTACCATTACTATTTCAATACCTTTCACTAACCCTTCTAATACCTTTTATATTACGCTAAATCCATCATTAGAACGATATGGTGCTCAGTTTTGGTATATACTAACGCCAAATTATCAAGGCTATAATGCCAAAACTTTTCAGCCAACTAATTATACAATTTCCTTCATTCAATATTCTGGTTCATTAGTTCTCTCAGCCGTATTCACAATCCCCTCGAATTTCACAGATATAGGCAGTATAAACGGTGTAATATTGCAGAAACCTCAGCAACTTAACATAATTGTTATTACTGTTGGCCAAAGTAATGTAGGGCAATATACTGCGACTATAGTTTCTCAAGAAATATTAGAGTATTATACATTATATTCTAAAGCTGTCTCGCTAATACAATCTGGAGAAATATCGCCTCAATACAAACCATTAGTTGAATCCATATTGAATAACTCCTCTGCTTTATACTCACAGGGACTAGTTTCTCAAGCTATTTCTGAATTGCAGTTAATTAACCCCTCATATTATCCGTCTCCACCTAGTAATTTATTATTATATGCAACAATAGGTGTTGCGGTAATGCTAGCAGTAATAGCTGCGTTTGGGTTCATAATGTATTTTAGAACTAAGGGTTACTATGAAGATCTAGATAATACAAGAAAGGATATTATAAAAGAATTATCCTCAATAAAAGTTGTAGCTGCGAGATATGATAAAAATTTAGCTGAAGAAATAGAAAAGCTAATAAATACTTTAAACAAAGGTAGAAGTAAATGAGCACAAGAGCTCCTAGATACTCCTCTGTTCATATAATTGGATTAGGAGGTACTGGGGTTAATATAATACAAAGGTTAATTGAAAGTGATAGGTTTATTGATTTCATATCAGAAGAGGACTCCTCTATAGCACTTTTAGGAATAGATGTAGCAGACGGGGATATAGATTCCTTAAATAGGGCTGCTGCTGAGATAAGGCAAAAATTAGCTTCTAAGGGAATACCAGTTGATAGGTTTTGGTTATCTACACTTAAAATAAGGTTTAATACACCAGATACGTTATATGACTTCTTAACTAAATTTGACAAATATCTAGCAAGTGAAGGTATAAAAGTTAAGAATTATATCCCATGGATATCTAGAGCTACTATGATACCTCCACTAGCAGGTGGAGTAGGAAGAATGAGAGCATTAAGTAAAGCAATATACAACTTAAACTATTATTATCTTACAGAAGTAAACAATGCAATAGAATTATTTAAGGATAGAGTAGTAAGATCTGTTAAAACGCCCGTTGTAGTAGTAATATTTGGCCTTGGAGGAGGAACAGGTAGTGGAATGGTAATGGACTTTGTAAGGCATCTAAGAGCTAAATTGGGCAATGGTATACCAATAATAGGATTAGCTGTATTACCCAGTTCTGCAGATGACGCAAATGCTAGGGGTATATCATCGTTCATGGCACTTAATGAATTACAACTATTATTTAACACTGAATTGAATAAGAAGATTGTAGATAATTATGGAAATGCATATGAGAATAAATTCTCAGCACTGTTCTTCATCCCATTAGACTTAGTATACAATATAAAAGGCAATTTAGTAGAAGCTAAGAAGGAACTCGATGAGGCTATAGTAGATATTTTATATATGCTAATGTATTTCGATTTAGCCGATTTACTAAGTAGCGTGGGCACTAACAATATTTTTACAGATAATTGGGTGAACTCTATCGGATTTCTAAAAATAAGATATCCAGTAAACGATTACATTAAATATGCAAAAGAATTATTAGAATCCATAAAAATAGCGGGAAAATTCGTTAAGGAGAGTAAAGATATTTTTGAAATAATAGCTAAGTTATTCACGTATGAGTATAATGAGCTAGTAGAGATATTTAAGCAATCAGAGACTAATAGCGGAGAATATAATCCAGAATTATTCCAAAGCAAAATTAGTGAAATTGTAGAAGGTAGAAATTATGAACCTACAATAAAAATGCAGATAAGATCTGTTTTAGATTACACCCAATATTATGCTAGAAAATTCATATCAGCTTTAAGAAATATTAACTTTGAAGAGGATACAATTGAAGGATCTGCTGTAAGCTTAGCCTTAAAGGAAATAAGTAAGGCAAACGATTTAATAAATAACTATGATAATTTGAACAAAAATATATTAAATGAAATAAGGGAAAGAATAAGGGCTGGGAAGAATTTTACCACAACACAAAGGGAAATTATGGAATCTGCTGTTGATTTTAGTAACTTAGTAATCTCTTTAGTGTATACTGTAAAAAGTTACGTAAAAGCCAAGCTCTTAGCTGATGATTTATCTAGAAGGAATTTGCAAATTCCAGATTCCATGAAAAACAGAATCGGTGAAATAGCTGAAAGGGAATTGAATGCTTTAAGTCAATTATTTCAAGTTCTAACAATGTCGCCTGAAAAGCAAGTTAAATTACTGGATGAGGCTATAGCCAGATTAATTGACCTCTTAGAGTCCTCAGAAAACAGAATTAAAGAAGCTGAAAATCAGGTATTAAGTGTTGAAAGGGAAATCCAAAGGTTATTAAGTGAGAAGGAAGAATTAAAGAAGGAATACGATAAAATTAGAATTGATTTTAGTGGAAAGAAGAAAAGAATAGCTGATGCGATTTCTAACATTGATGCTAGAATATCCTCATTAAATAAGATTAACGAACAAAATAAAGAGATTCTAGATAAAATTAAGGATTTCCATAATTCATTAAAGATATTAAAAGATAAGTTAGATGTAAATAAACCTTATAGAATATATCTCTTAAGTTTAATGAATTTAGAGAAAGAGTTAATAAGTATTTTAAGTAATATTACTAAAACTACTAAGTATTATGAAAAAGTAGTAGAATTAAGCGAATACGAACAGAATAAGATTATAGAAAGGATATTAATGGAAGACCAAAGATTAGATAAAGGAGATAATAACGTCTTAAAAGATATATTAGATAAGAAGAGATTTAATGAAATAATGGATAGTTTGATGCGAGTATTTAGAACACCATCATATGCAGGATTCAATAATAACTATAAAACTGACTTCATATGGGTAACAGTAAGTATACCAGAAGGATTATGGGATATGGATTTACAACAGAGACTAATGAACATACTTAGTTCTAATATAGAGGTTGAAGCAAATAAAGCAATCTCCATTAGGCAAATTCCACAAATAGAGCCCTGGACTATTTCGATTATGGTAGTTTACGCTAAGGGAATGTTAAAACATTTAGAAAAATATAATAACATGATAAAGGACGTAGAATCATTTAAGCCTAATGAGAAACTCCTATTCAGAAGCTTTCTATTAGAGCAGGGAGTTTGGGACTTAGATACTCTTATTAAAGAGCTTAAGAAAGAAGAAATTGAACATGAGCGTTTACAATAAAAAATTTTATGAAGAACTTACAGTAAGCATCCTCTTAGCAATATCTACTTTCCTTTTTTTGCTAGAATTACCATTCCTTACCTTAGTTTTTATAATAGTAATTCCTATTGCAATATTCTTATTAGGAATATATAGAAATACGTTATACGCAACTGGATTAGAAGCTTTTATCGTGATAGTAAGTGTGATATGGCAAAGTATGGGATTCATCTCTTATAGTCTAAGTTATGGCCCAGGTCTTTTATCCAATCCCTTAGAATACTCTGCTATATACATCTATACGATACTTCTTCTAGTCATGATATTTATTATACTATTATACATGGTTGATCCAGTAAATCTTTCAATTGGAGTATTAAGTAGTGCTTTAACCTTAACACCAGCCTTTTTCTTAAGCCCTATACTTATAATATTCCCTAAGATTACGAACAAGAATGCCTCAATTTATAAACCTCTCTTAATATTCCTGTCGATATTATCACCCCTACTTTATTTAAACGCGTTAATTGCAGGACCTCAGATATCTTTCAGTACTGTAGCTTTTTACCAATTATTTTATTTATCTCATAATTTAAGACCTAGCATAACAAGTATTAACGTCTTCATAAGTGGATTTCCCCCAAATTACGCATACCCAAAGCCAATATTTGTGGGATATCCATTAAGTAAATCTATAGGATTAGTTGAAGCAATAATACTATATGGTATTGCGTACTATTTATCATATATAATTTCTACCACAGTAATGAAATTATTTGTAAATAAAATATATATAAATGAAAATATAAGAAATCTCATACTATACTTTAACCCCGCAGAAGAGAATTTGATATTAATATTATTCTTTATCGCATTTCTATTAGCATTCTCAGCTCAACTTAACGGAGTGTTAATAGGTGTTACAATATTCTCTACTCTTATTTTAGGTGTCTTATTTTCGTTTTTATCAAATATTTTAGGAAGTCAAGAAGTAATATTTACACTTAGAACTGACCTGCAGAGAAAGTTACAAGATTTATCAGTGTTATTAAAGAAAGGGATGGAAAACTTATCGTTAATTAATATTTCCAGCGAAAATACTGAAAGAATAAGACTTAAAATAAATGAATGTTATAACTTATATTCGTCAATTAGTAATTTAGTTCAAACTGCTAATGAACGATTATTACGAAACTGGAATAAGGAGGCTGAAGAGTGTGTAAAAACATTATCTTCATTCGATGAGACGTTTAAGAAAATATTATTAGATGAAATTAATAATATTAGAAATATAATATCATCAGCTAATAATGTCCTAAAAGATATAAAATTGGAAATAATAATACCAGAAACTCAGCTAGATTTCAGCTCTGATATATCTCAAGTAATAAATGAATATAAGTTACTTATCTCCAACTTAAGGAAATCTTTAGAAAGCTTATATAATCTGTATATGGAGAACGCAAAAGCCTTTAACAAATTAATGGGAATAGAACAGGCTCCGCTTGACGTTCCTAATCCGGTAATTAGGTTAGATAGAGGTGATTTAGAGGGAGCAGTGAAAATAATTACAGATTATTGGTATAAATTCGATAATATACATAGAGTAGAGTTTAAGGAAAAAATAGATAAACTATCAAAAGTAATTATCGAATTAATTGAAACATTATCCTACTGGGATAACAATGAAGATTATTTAGATAAATTAAAACAAATAGTTAAGGATCTAGAGAATAGTAGTCCGTCCAATGCTATTCACATACTAAATAATTTACGTAATATTATGAAAATTTGCGACGAAATCATCACGAAAGTGAATAAAGAAATAGAAGACATAAATAAAATCAGCAGTGAATATAAGCAATTTGAATTTAAAGTTCCAACAGAATTAAAGCTTTTAAATAACCTAAAAATTAGACAAGATTTTAACACTATAGAGGAATACATATCTTTTATAAGCGATATATCCGCTTTTCTAAAAAGGCACATAGACTATTTAAAACAAGATGAACAGCAGTTATTAATTATATCCTTATACCCCTTAGGTGATTACATAATAAGTAAACTACTTGAGGAGGATAAGGAAGTATACCTAGACGAGTTACCGTTTACAAAACCAGTTGCTAATTTATATGCAAAATTATACTCTATACTACATAATAACGTTAAATATGATGAGGATAAGGAGGTTATAAAATATGCCAATATGTAAGAATGGCCATGAAATGGACTTGATTGAAAGGTGTCCCATTTGCGGACAACCAATAGACTATTATGCATCACTATTTGAACTAACAGAATTCCCTAAATTACAATATAAACTAAGTGATGCTATTATTTTTGTTGGGATCCAGCCCTATAAATTCCCTAATTCATTATTTATAGGAATAGACGAGAAAGAAAAGATTGAAAAAGACAAAATAATATTAGAGTTGATAAGCGGCGGAACTTGGCATGAATATTATGACCAATATAAGGAGAAATTAGGGAAGATATTTGATTTATTAGGAATAAATAATGCGAAAAGAAAGATAATAATATTAGATTCTATAAATCCATTGTCTCCTTTAGTTATATCACTAATAAACTCTAACGCTATCTTTATAATAATATTACCTGCAGAAAACGAACCATTAATATATTTAGATACTGCATATGCTACAGTCTCAGAAGCCATGAAGAAAAAAGAACCCATAATTCCAGTTATGAGAACGCTAATTGAAAAGTTTAGAGGATTTTATCATGATTTTGGAATAAGTTATGGTATAGAAGGCTTTATGAGAATGATAACATATTTTTATGAGAATTATGATAGATTATACAATTTCTTTAAGATTTCTATAAAATTTAATCTAAAGCCTATATTTCCATTTAGTTACATAATAGGTGGGACAATGTTAGTATTTAAAGATATGGAGAGCGTATTTGATCTCATTGAAGTTCAAAAAACAATTGACTTCGACATCTCAAACGTTAGTACGTTATTTTTGATATGTATTTCGCCTAAGGAATTGAAAGAACAAATTGAAAAGCAATACAAATTATTTGTCTTAAAAAAGTTTAAAAATATAATATATAATGATATGATATATATTGAAAATAAGAACGCAAAGGTAGTCAATGACATTTTTAATTTAATAATGTTTTATGGGATTTCCGAAATAGGAACGTTAGACTATCTTTCAAAAGCTCACGAGTTAATTACAAAGAAGGTTGTACAAAATGCTTAACCTTAAAGTTTTAAAGGTTAAGGGCCCAAATAAGATATATACTGATTGCGAGATAAACATTGACTCTTTTGCTATTAGTGTTAATTGTAATAAGAAAGGTCTAATTGGAGGGAATAATAAAATCAATATAATAAATTATACATTCAATAAAGATTTCATGCCTAAATTTGATGAGAATAAATTAATTTTAAATAATATAATAATTTATCTAAAAGATATTAACGATATTAACTTAATAACTCAAGAAATTAAAAATGAGACATTACAATTATTAAAATCTGAGATTTTAGAGCCGATAAGAGCAATTATTAAGGAAAGAATAAACGGAATAAAGACCATTGAGGAATATAAGAATAAGGTTGATTTATCACTTCTATTAAAATCCGAAGATCCTACAGCCTCTATATCTAGAAATATTAAAGATCTAATCTTTAAAATCCAAGAAATACTAAATAATTATAGCAATAACTTAAGTGAAATCCATAAAGATAGAATCTTAGGAGTTACTTACTTATTACCAAAAATAATAGAGTATACTTACAATAATAACACTTCAAATTTAAAGAAAAGTAAGGAATTACTAGCTAAGTTATTAGGTATATCTTTACCAGAATTAGATAAAATATTATATAATGTGGAATATAATGTAGATGCGATAATAGAAATCCTATTAGATTATGTACTTA
The genomic region above belongs to Saccharolobus caldissimus and contains:
- a CDS encoding transporter; translation: MEVNLRFKILPVIAYTIPTFVLVYPSFFISYLSKNLDLAYWEVFALVAVPFLGRLIGSLIYQFLKLNSYFISFLLLGIFTILQSILNIYLLIFIRFFVGILFGILTTFAVEYATKSGDNLILGLTTGGWSLGWILAYLLFIMLNNWHLIAVAGMFIILLAILGTGDFSNNIIVEKRRLRLPSTISIIVYICALTPAFLLEIVPNILERINMIWIVLPSYFLSLIVYIILPLIVNRLGLKISMIIISIIILTSGISAFLFCPFIFLIFTPFGLAVLSIIPKYLTHKGENPKRLGLALNIGSVMGLIIPVLSNIMPYFPEIIIVITMLSLILTLAM
- a CDS encoding tubulin-like doman-containing protein, producing MSTRAPRYSSVHIIGLGGTGVNIIQRLIESDRFIDFISEEDSSIALLGIDVADGDIDSLNRAAAEIRQKLASKGIPVDRFWLSTLKIRFNTPDTLYDFLTKFDKYLASEGIKVKNYIPWISRATMIPPLAGGVGRMRALSKAIYNLNYYYLTEVNNAIELFKDRVVRSVKTPVVVVIFGLGGGTGSGMVMDFVRHLRAKLGNGIPIIGLAVLPSSADDANARGISSFMALNELQLLFNTELNKKIVDNYGNAYENKFSALFFIPLDLVYNIKGNLVEAKKELDEAIVDILYMLMYFDLADLLSSVGTNNIFTDNWVNSIGFLKIRYPVNDYIKYAKELLESIKIAGKFVKESKDIFEIIAKLFTYEYNELVEIFKQSETNSGEYNPELFQSKISEIVEGRNYEPTIKMQIRSVLDYTQYYARKFISALRNINFEEDTIEGSAVSLALKEISKANDLINNYDNLNKNILNEIRERIRAGKNFTTTQREIMESAVDFSNLVISLVYTVKSYVKAKLLADDLSRRNLQIPDSMKNRIGEIAERELNALSQLFQVLTMSPEKQVKLLDEAIARLIDLLESSENRIKEAENQVLSVEREIQRLLSEKEELKKEYDKIRIDFSGKKKRIADAISNIDARISSLNKINEQNKEILDKIKDFHNSLKILKDKLDVNKPYRIYLLSLMNLEKELISILSNITKTTKYYEKVVELSEYEQNKIIERILMEDQRLDKGDNNVLKDILDKKRFNEIMDSLMRVFRTPSYAGFNNNYKTDFIWVTVSIPEGLWDMDLQQRLMNILSSNIEVEANKAISIRQIPQIEPWTISIMVVYAKGMLKHLEKYNNMIKDVESFKPNEKLLFRSFLLEQGVWDLDTLIKELKKEEIEHERLQ